In Flavobacteriales bacterium, one DNA window encodes the following:
- a CDS encoding trypsin-like serine protease, with product MKLHGSYRFISLPEKGILMLILAILLSFGSAWSQTHKDQDPDEIIQIVGGENSSAEELPWQVYIGGCGATVLSDMWVMTAAHCQPSTGQTLTFGMTRRSQGGTQTRKASQVIYYPGNSGGSTSKPDFCLIKLDQALDLSDPKVQAIPWVTASDATNGMTDPGVMALTSGWGTLSSGGSSPDVLQKVEVPIVKSSDAGYGNQITEWMIAAGYMGTGGKDACQGDSGGPFIVRNGSCGWKLAGVVSWGDGCAEANYAGVYSRISYADDWIRQTTGLDPNAAAGSGCISLSSDNQLLCAGQSATFTATSDGAVSFSWKFTGGQPSTSTSQNPVITYNTAGTYPVYVKATMSNGDTTSINQVDYITVMPSTPDPVVPDVSRCGAGVVNMTATGTGTMNWYDAAVAGNLVHTGNTYSPNLSNTTTYYVEALDEKAAVKGGPSDNTFGSGGNFTSNADRRLYFDVLKPVVLKSVKVYATGAGNRTIVVLNSSGDKVGEVTANIPDGESRVTLDITLQTGSQFAIKTDDIPNLYRNNSGANYPYNISNLVSITETDAGSAGYYYYFYDWEVTEAVCESQRVAVTATITSGSLNTSTSNAPDNGTCNGTATVTATGGSGTYTYLWNDPASQTAATATGLCTGNYTVTVSDAGGCTATETVTVPLNTSLGENSASVLTGIYPNPTTDHITVNVHVNHATGLQLSVVNTLGETIIVYTASGIPGDNSFPVDMSALQSGIYFLMIQDEQTTHTARIVKY from the coding sequence ATGAAACTTCATGGAAGCTATCGTTTTATCTCATTACCAGAGAAAGGCATATTAATGTTGATCCTGGCCATATTACTGTCTTTTGGCAGTGCATGGTCCCAAACCCACAAAGACCAGGATCCGGATGAGATCATCCAGATCGTGGGTGGAGAAAATAGTTCCGCAGAAGAGCTTCCCTGGCAGGTTTACATCGGCGGGTGTGGCGCCACGGTCCTGAGTGACATGTGGGTGATGACAGCTGCCCACTGCCAGCCATCCACCGGACAAACACTTACATTTGGCATGACCCGCCGCAGCCAGGGAGGCACCCAAACCCGTAAGGCTTCCCAAGTCATTTACTATCCTGGCAACAGCGGTGGCTCTACGTCAAAACCGGATTTTTGCCTCATCAAACTTGATCAGGCCCTTGACCTGTCCGATCCGAAAGTACAAGCCATACCTTGGGTAACAGCAAGTGATGCCACCAATGGAATGACCGACCCCGGTGTCATGGCGCTGACCAGTGGATGGGGCACCCTGTCTTCCGGTGGCAGCAGTCCCGACGTACTTCAAAAGGTTGAAGTGCCTATCGTAAAAAGCAGCGATGCCGGTTATGGCAACCAGATCACCGAATGGATGATCGCGGCCGGCTACATGGGAACCGGCGGCAAGGATGCCTGCCAGGGCGACAGCGGCGGACCGTTTATTGTTCGCAACGGGAGCTGTGGCTGGAAACTTGCAGGCGTTGTAAGCTGGGGAGATGGTTGTGCAGAAGCAAACTACGCAGGTGTCTATTCCCGTATTTCATATGCTGATGACTGGATCAGGCAAACCACCGGCCTGGACCCTAATGCAGCAGCAGGCAGCGGATGTATCTCTCTTTCATCCGACAACCAGTTGCTATGCGCCGGACAATCCGCCACATTTACCGCAACCAGCGATGGTGCCGTATCATTCTCCTGGAAATTCACGGGCGGACAACCTTCCACATCCACCTCACAAAATCCGGTCATCACTTACAACACAGCCGGTACTTATCCGGTATATGTGAAAGCCACCATGTCCAACGGAGACACTACATCCATTAACCAGGTAGATTACATCACCGTGATGCCCTCCACCCCGGATCCGGTCGTACCGGATGTTTCCCGCTGCGGAGCAGGTGTTGTGAACATGACCGCCACCGGCACAGGAACAATGAACTGGTATGATGCCGCCGTTGCAGGCAACCTGGTTCACACCGGAAACACTTACAGTCCAAACTTATCTAACACCACGACTTATTATGTAGAAGCGCTGGATGAGAAAGCCGCGGTCAAAGGCGGACCCTCCGATAATACCTTCGGGTCCGGAGGTAACTTCACCAGCAATGCAGACCGCAGGTTGTATTTCGATGTATTAAAACCCGTCGTCCTGAAATCCGTCAAAGTATACGCCACCGGCGCAGGCAACCGCACGATTGTGGTCCTGAACAGCTCCGGTGACAAAGTCGGCGAAGTCACTGCAAATATTCCCGACGGTGAAAGTCGTGTCACACTGGATATCACCCTGCAGACCGGAAGTCAGTTTGCGATCAAGACGGATGATATTCCCAATCTATACCGAAACAACAGCGGCGCAAACTATCCTTATAACATCTCCAACCTGGTAAGCATCACAGAAACCGATGCTGGTTCTGCCGGGTATTATTACTACTTCTATGACTGGGAAGTAACGGAAGCCGTTTGCGAAAGTCAGCGTGTTGCAGTGACCGCTACCATCACTTCAGGCTCGCTGAACACTTCAACATCCAATGCGCCTGACAATGGGACCTGCAATGGCACAGCTACAGTGACTGCCACCGGAGGAAGCGGCACATACACTTATCTATGGAACGACCCTGCTTCCCAAACCGCTGCCACAGCTACCGGACTTTGCACCGGCAACTATACGGTGACCGTTTCAGATGCGGGAGGATGCACGGCCACAGAAACTGTCACCGTGCCGCTCAACACTTCACTGGGTGAGAATAGTGCTTCGGTATTGACCGGCATCTATCCGAATCCAACCACTGATCACATCACCGTGAATGTACACGTCAATCACGCTACCGGACTACAATTAAGCGTGGTGAACACCCTGGGCGAAACGATCATTGTTTACACAGCCTCAGGCATTCCGGGAGACAACAGTTTCCCTGTTGATATGTCGGCTCTTCAGTCAGGCATTTACTTTTTGATGATACAGGATGAGCAAACCACCCACACCGCCCGAATTGTGAAATACTAA
- a CDS encoding agmatine deiminase family protein: MKHLYLTTLSLIASCVVFAQSLPKGMTPEEEGMMEEYLSTRSTESMQTVAPPFNSLRTAAEWEEVQSLVITWTGDYNDIQSQIVDAAQDECEVIIICSNQSTVKSALQSRGVPLTNLSFVQTQFNSIWVRDYGANSVYANDVDSLILVDWIYNRPRASDDVVPQAYAQFKDLSLYTTNSNPDKIMATGGNWMSDGFSTAFSSKLILDENDGTGDYGLSYPSHSENEINDIYKRWLGIDNYIKMTVLPYDDIHHIDMHMKLIDEERLLVGQFPNGTSDGPQLEANLQYILSNFKNQWGEPFKIVRIPMPPSTGGLYPPDGYYRTYANQTYVNKTILLPVYREEFDSTALRILQEANPGYRIVTIDVDNSNENLISQSGAIHCITHTIGVADPMWIAHQSLKDTWDQSNPYTVDALIKHRSGIKKATLYYSTTPGTGYTAVPMTASGSDMWAANIPAHPGGTTLYYYVQGEANNGKKLTRPITAPEGYWTFKVLGDPLGLTDPTTLVGMGDIYPNPASAITVIPLELPVSVDGTLIMYNMLGQKVHTIHEGHFPAHTRNYFINAKDFEPGIYTVVFQTEKTKHSLYLVIE, translated from the coding sequence ATGAAACACCTCTACCTCACTACTCTTTCCCTGATTGCCTCCTGTGTCGTCTTTGCCCAATCTTTGCCAAAGGGCATGACACCGGAGGAAGAAGGGATGATGGAAGAATACCTGTCTACCCGCAGCACGGAAAGCATGCAAACCGTCGCCCCTCCTTTCAATAGTTTAAGAACCGCTGCGGAATGGGAAGAAGTGCAATCGCTGGTCATTACATGGACAGGAGATTACAATGACATCCAAAGTCAGATCGTGGATGCCGCACAGGATGAATGCGAAGTGATCATTATTTGCTCTAACCAGTCTACCGTGAAGAGTGCCCTGCAGTCACGCGGTGTTCCCCTTACCAACCTGTCTTTTGTCCAGACCCAGTTCAACTCCATCTGGGTGAGGGACTACGGCGCCAATTCAGTATACGCGAATGATGTGGACTCGCTCATCCTGGTGGATTGGATCTACAACCGTCCGAGGGCCAGCGACGATGTGGTGCCACAAGCCTATGCCCAGTTCAAAGACCTCAGCTTATACACCACCAACTCCAACCCTGATAAGATCATGGCAACCGGCGGAAACTGGATGAGCGATGGTTTCAGTACGGCATTTTCTTCCAAACTGATCCTGGATGAAAACGACGGGACCGGAGACTATGGCTTGTCTTACCCCAGCCATTCGGAAAACGAGATTAACGATATATATAAGCGGTGGCTCGGCATCGACAATTATATTAAGATGACTGTGTTGCCGTATGATGATATCCATCATATCGATATGCATATGAAGTTGATTGATGAAGAACGCTTGCTGGTGGGTCAGTTTCCGAACGGCACCTCTGATGGTCCGCAGCTTGAAGCCAACCTGCAGTACATCCTCAGTAACTTCAAGAACCAATGGGGTGAACCATTTAAGATCGTACGTATTCCCATGCCACCGAGCACAGGCGGATTATATCCACCGGACGGATACTACCGCACCTATGCCAACCAGACCTATGTAAACAAAACCATCCTGCTGCCCGTTTACCGCGAAGAGTTCGACTCCACCGCACTGCGCATTCTTCAGGAAGCAAATCCGGGTTACCGCATCGTCACGATCGATGTGGACAACAGCAATGAAAACCTTATTTCCCAAAGCGGTGCCATCCATTGCATTACCCATACCATTGGCGTAGCAGACCCGATGTGGATCGCGCACCAAAGTCTGAAAGACACCTGGGACCAATCAAACCCCTACACCGTTGATGCATTGATCAAACACCGCAGCGGAATCAAAAAAGCCACGCTCTACTACAGCACCACACCAGGCACCGGTTACACGGCAGTACCGATGACCGCATCGGGCTCAGACATGTGGGCGGCAAATATCCCTGCCCATCCGGGAGGAACCACCCTTTACTACTATGTGCAAGGCGAAGCCAACAACGGGAAAAAACTGACGCGTCCCATCACTGCGCCGGAAGGATACTGGACATTCAAGGTACTGGGGGATCCTTTAGGCCTGACTGATCCAACCACATTGGTGGGTATGGGCGACATCTATCCAAACCCTGCATCCGCCATAACAGTAATCCCATTGGAGCTGCCGGTCAGTGTTGATGGAACATTGATCATGTATAATATGCTTGGGCAAAAAGTACACACGATTCACGAAGGGCATTTCCCTGCACATACTAGGAATTATTTTATCAATGCAAAGGATTTTGAACCGGGAATTTATACCGTCGTTTTTCAAACAGAGAAAACGAAACATTCCCTTTATTTGGTGATTGAGTAG
- a CDS encoding metallophosphoesterase has product MKRRSFIRKSLWGAAGMGLMAWLYAWKVEPFWLEFVQRKLPIKNLPPHLSGKILMQISDMHVGNAFDYHFIIESFEEAKKYKPDFVVYTGDYVTYRGKEQLRQLNEVLQHAVTGKLGTVAILGNHDYGRNWRMPEVADNITGQMTNVGVEVLRNRQHEIDGLNFIGLDDCWGLNFNPAPAMDHYDAAKANIVLCHNPDVCDMDVWNNYQGWVLSGHTHGGQCKPPFLDPPMLPVKNKKYTAGEIDLEDGRRLYINRALGNLHHIRFNVRPEITVFELEAV; this is encoded by the coding sequence ATGAAGCGACGAAGTTTTATAAGAAAGAGTTTGTGGGGCGCCGCCGGGATGGGTCTGATGGCATGGCTATATGCATGGAAGGTTGAGCCTTTCTGGCTGGAGTTTGTGCAACGAAAATTACCCATAAAGAACCTTCCGCCGCACCTGTCCGGAAAAATTCTGATGCAGATCAGCGACATGCACGTAGGTAACGCATTTGACTACCACTTTATCATAGAATCCTTTGAGGAAGCGAAGAAATATAAACCCGACTTTGTGGTATATACCGGCGATTATGTGACGTATAGGGGGAAAGAACAGTTGAGGCAGCTGAATGAAGTGTTGCAACATGCGGTAACAGGAAAACTGGGTACGGTGGCCATACTCGGTAACCATGACTACGGACGCAATTGGCGGATGCCGGAAGTGGCTGATAACATTACCGGCCAAATGACCAACGTCGGGGTGGAGGTGCTCAGAAACCGTCAGCATGAGATAGATGGATTGAATTTCATTGGCCTGGATGATTGTTGGGGGCTGAACTTCAATCCCGCTCCGGCGATGGATCACTATGACGCTGCCAAAGCCAACATCGTGCTTTGTCACAACCCCGACGTATGTGATATGGATGTGTGGAATAATTACCAGGGCTGGGTTCTGTCCGGGCATACCCACGGCGGCCAGTGCAAACCACCGTTCCTGGACCCTCCCATGTTGCCGGTAAAGAATAAAAAGTATACCGCGGGAGAGATCGACCTGGAAGATGGCCGTAGGCTATACATCAACCGGGCACTTGGAAACCTGCACCATATACGGTTTAATGTGCGGCCGGAGATCACGGTGTTTGAGTTGGAGGCGGTTTGA